DNA sequence from the Streptomyces tsukubensis genome:
TGCCTCCGGCGGAAGGCGGGGCGGCGGGGGTGGGGGCGGTCATGGGTTCGGTGGAGACCGCGGCTCCGCCGCCCGTCCCGGTCGCCGGGACGGCACCGGCGGCGGGACCGGCCTGCACCGCGGCTGCCGCAGCCGCCGGAACCGCACCGGCCGGAACCGCTCCTGCCGCACCGGGCGCGCGTCCGGGCGCCGCCGCGGGGACCGCCGGGGGCGGTCCGGTCTTCGGATCGGGGGCTTCGGTCCGCCCCCCGGGTATGTGCCCCGCCCCGGCCCCGTCCGCCGGGCCGCCCGTCCGCTCGGCCATCTCCGCACTCCCTGTCGCTGCTGCCGTGCCCGTCGTTGAATCGTGCACCTATCTTGGCAGTCTTCGGGGCGGGTCGGGTCCGAGCGGCGCCACCGGTCCCGGTCCGGTGGCGCCGCTCAGGCCGGACGGAGGCCCGGGTTGCCCGCGATCATCAGCAGGGAGCCCGCGGTCAGGACGGACGCGCCCGGTACGGTCACGGCGGGCACCGCGCGGAAGTCCGCGCGGGCCGTGTGCTCCCGCAGGGTCAGGACCGTGTAGCCGCGCCGCCCGTCGTAGAACCGCAGATGGGGGTTGGCCTCGAAGAGACGGGACCAGTTCGACGGCCGGGCCGCTCCGTTGCGGCCGCTGCTGATCGACGTGGTGGCGATCTCGGTGCCGACGGTCCGGGCGCCCGGATCGTCCCAGTCGCGCTTGAGGTCGAACCCGTACGCCACATGCACATCGCCGGTCAGCACGACCAGATTGCGGATCCCGGCGGCCTCCGCACCCGCCAGCACCCGCCCCCGGGCGGCCGGATAGCCGTCCCACGAGTCCATGCTCACCTTGTGGCCGGGGCCGGGGGCATCGCGCCGCCGGGCGAAGGTGACCTGCTGCGGCAGCAGGTTCCAGCGGGCGGTGGAGGCATGCCAGCCGTCGATCAGCCACCGCTCCTGCGTGGCACCGAGCATCGTGCGCCGGGGCGCCTCGGACTTGGGGCCGGGCCGCTGCCAGCCGTCGCCGTACGCCTGGTCGGAGCGGTACTGGCGGGTGTCGAGCACATCGAACTGGGCGAGCCGCCCGAAGTGCAGCCGACGGTAGAGCCTCATGTCCGGGCCCTTCGGCCGCTGCGGCAGCCGCAGCGGCTGGTTCTCCCAGTACGCGCGGTACGCGGCGGCCCGCCGCAGCAGGAAGTCCTCGGGCCGGACGCTGTTCTCGGGGTTGCGGCCCGCGTAGTTGTTCTCGGTCTCGTGGTCGTCCCAGGTCAGGACGAAGGGGTGGGCGGCGTGCACGGCCCGCAGATCGGGGTCCGATTTGTAGAGGCCGTAGCGGAGCCGGTACTCGGCGAGGGTGCGGGTCTCCCGGTCGAAACGCCCGGGGAGCCTGCGGTCGCGGTAGGCGCGGGCGCCCCCGCCGGCGCCGACGGGGTACTCGTACAGATAGTCCCCGAGGTGGAACACGGCGTCGAGTTCCTCCTCGGCGAGATGGGCGTGGGCGGTGAAGTAGCCGTCGTGGTACGCCTGGCAGGAGGCGAGGGCGATCCTCAGCTCCCGGACCCGGGCGCCGGGATCCGGGGCGGTGCGGGTCCGGCCCACGGGGCTGATCCACTTCCCGGTGCGGAAACGGTAGAAGTAGACGCGGGCGGGTTCGAGACCGGTGACCTCCACATGGAGGCTGTGGTCGAACTCCGGGTGCGCGGTGGCCGATCCGCGCCGCACGGGCCGGGCGAAGCGGTCGTCCTCCGCGATCTCCCAGCCGACGGCGTAGCTGCCGCGCGGCAGTCCGCGGCCCGTTTCGTACGGGCGCGGCGCGAGGCGGGTCCAGAGCAGGACGGAGCCGGGCAGCGGATCGCCGGACGCCACACCGAGGGTGAACGGATCGGTTTTGATCCGGGCCGGGTCCGCGGCGGCGGCGTGGGCGCTGCCGGGCAGACCGGTGGCGAAGGCGAGGACGGCGGCGGCCCCGGCGCCGGTGAGGAGCCCGCGGCGGCCGACGCCCGGGCGTTCCCCGGCGCCGGGGGACGCGGTCGCGCCGGGATGGCGGCGGAGGAGCTGCCGGGCGGCGGCCCGGAGTTCGTCGGGGTGTGCGGTACTGGACGGTCGGCTCACAGGACCCCCTCCGGTGGACCCGGGCTGCCGGGGCATGAGCACGCGGCAGTCGAGGATCGCGGTGGTGACGGGCGCGGGTTCGGGTATCGGCCGGAGTGTCGCGGTGGAGCCGGCCGGAGCGGGCCGGCCGGTCGTGGCAGCGGGCCGGCGGGAGGACGCACTGGAGCGGACGGCGTCACTGACGGACGGGAACGTACGGTGCGTGCCCACGGATGTAACCTCACCGACCGATATGACCATGCTTTTTGATCGAGTTGTGGCGGATTTCAACCGTGTCGAGCTGCTGTTCAACAACGCGGGTGGATCCGGACCATCCGGAGCGGCCTTTCCCGAACTCGCGTACGAGGAACTGGCAGCGGGTTGTTGACACCCATCCGCGCATCGGACGCGGCTGACGGCTCCTCGGGCCCCCTCCACCGTGGGAGGCTGCGGGTCATGAAAGACGCCCCCGATGCCGCCGTCTGGCCCACGGTCGACAGGCTGTGCGCTTGGCTCGACGCCGCCGCCGAACGCCCGGCGGAGCAGGAACTGCTGCTGCGCGTACTGAAACTCTCCGAGGAGGTCGGGGAGACGGCACAGGCCGTCATCGGGGCCTCGGGCCAGAATCCGCGCAAGGGCTACTCCCACACCTGGCGCGATGTGGAGTCCGAGCTGTGCGATGTGGTCCTCACCGCGATGGTGGCGCTGCGGACGCTGACCCCGGACGCGGAGAGCGTCTTCACGGAGCATGTACGGAAGGTGGCGCGGCGGTCCCTGGGCCCGGCCCCCGGCACGGCACCGCGCACCGCACCGGACCCGGGGCCCGCCACCGCAGGCTGACCGTCGCACCCCCCGGGTCCGGGGCCCCGGACCGTACCGTCACACGTGGGTGAAACCGGACTCCCGCATGGCCCGGTCCA
Encoded proteins:
- a CDS encoding alkaline phosphatase D family protein, whose product is MPRQPGSTGGGPVSRPSSTAHPDELRAAARQLLRRHPGATASPGAGERPGVGRRGLLTGAGAAAVLAFATGLPGSAHAAAADPARIKTDPFTLGVASGDPLPGSVLLWTRLAPRPYETGRGLPRGSYAVGWEIAEDDRFARPVRRGSATAHPEFDHSLHVEVTGLEPARVYFYRFRTGKWISPVGRTRTAPDPGARVRELRIALASCQAYHDGYFTAHAHLAEEELDAVFHLGDYLYEYPVGAGGGARAYRDRRLPGRFDRETRTLAEYRLRYGLYKSDPDLRAVHAAHPFVLTWDDHETENNYAGRNPENSVRPEDFLLRRAAAYRAYWENQPLRLPQRPKGPDMRLYRRLHFGRLAQFDVLDTRQYRSDQAYGDGWQRPGPKSEAPRRTMLGATQERWLIDGWHASTARWNLLPQQVTFARRRDAPGPGHKVSMDSWDGYPAARGRVLAGAEAAGIRNLVVLTGDVHVAYGFDLKRDWDDPGARTVGTEIATTSISSGRNGAARPSNWSRLFEANPHLRFYDGRRGYTVLTLREHTARADFRAVPAVTVPGASVLTAGSLLMIAGNPGLRPA
- a CDS encoding SDR family oxidoreductase, which encodes MSTRQSRIAVVTGAGSGIGRSVAVEPAGAGRPVVAAGRREDALERTASLTDGNVRCVPTDVTSPTDMTMLFDRVVADFNRVELLFNNAGGSGPSGAAFPELAYEELAAGC
- a CDS encoding MazG-like family protein — protein: MKDAPDAAVWPTVDRLCAWLDAAAERPAEQELLLRVLKLSEEVGETAQAVIGASGQNPRKGYSHTWRDVESELCDVVLTAMVALRTLTPDAESVFTEHVRKVARRSLGPAPGTAPRTAPDPGPATAG